The genomic DNA GCCCGACGTCGCCGACGCGCTTGCGATCGCGCTGTGCCAGCAGCAGATGAGCAGCATGCAGGTGCAGCTTTAGCGCCACCCTGGTATTTTCGTTTTGCAAATGCCGCTGTGTGGTGTCGCCTTGTGACGTTGCTTGTCGCGTCGCGGCGACTCGATAGGCAATGGGACGCTCCCTCTGCCGCCAACCGTTCTATGGGATGGGATGTCGTTTCGTGATTCCATTGGCTGGGCGGAGCGGCTAATCTGAGATGTTGCTGGAAGGGAAGTCTCCCGATTCATCTACGCCAACGCGAGTCAATTGATGAGATTCTTGTCGATGCCATTACGTCGTTTTCCGTTGCTGATCGTTGTGGCCATGACGCTTGCGATGGCTTGTCCGTCGATGTCGCACGCAGACCGCCCCAACGTTTTGTGGATCTATGTCGATGACATGAGCGATTGGCTGGGATGTTATGGCGACCCCTTGGCCGAGACACCTCACATCGACCGTTTGGCGGAAGAGGGAGTCCTGTTCGAGAACGCCTACATGCCGGCACCTGTCTGTTCGACGACACGGTCGGCGTTGATCACCGGCACGATGCAGACAACCCATGGTTTGCATCAACATCGCACGATGATCAAGAAGCCGCTGCCCGAAGGCCTGACGACGGTCCCCGAACTGTTTCGCCAAGCCGGCTACCTGACATTCAACGAAGCCAAAGACGACTACAATTTCCAGCGAGATCGCGATGCGATGTATTCGCCAGAATTCAAACGTCCAACCCGGCGGCAGGTGAATTCGCATTTGATCGGCCGCGATCTCAGCTGGTTGCAACCGCTGCAGGGTAAGCGGTTTTTCGGGCAGATTCAGTTGAAGGGGGGCAAATTCCAGGGAGAAACGGGCTCCAAATACCCCGCGACCAGTCGTGTGAAGGAGGAGCAAGTGACGGTTCCACCGCAGTATCCCGACCATCCCGTGTTTCGCAACGCGATCGCCCGCCACTACGAACAGATTGCGGAGACCGATGCTCAGGTGGGAGCGATCGTCGCGGCACTGAAGGAATACGGATTGTGGGACAACACGGTGGTCTTGTTCTTCACCGATCATGGCTGTCCGCTGCCGCGGGCAAAGCAGTTTCTTTACGAGGATGGATTGAAAGTTCCGTTGATCGTCCACTGGCCAAAAGGCACCGCAGCTGTCAAGCAACGCGGAGGATCGAGATCGGATCTTGTCAGTGGAATCGACATCTCGGCCAGTTCATTAGGGTTTGCTGGAATTGAGATTCCCGCGTTCATGGAAGGTCGTGACCTATTTGCCAATGACTATGAGCCGCGGAAGTATGTGATCTCCGCCCGCGACCGTATGGGCAACGCCATCGATCGCATCCGGACTGTCCGGTCCGGCGCGTTCCGATATCTGAAGAACTACAAAACCGATAGGGCGTTGTTTCAGCCGCAGTACCGCGACGGCTATGCGACGTTCGTGACCTTTCGAAAGTTGTTGTCAAAGAGCAAGCTCAGCCCGCTACAAGCTTCGTACTTCGATGCTGCCAATCGCCCAGCCGAAGAGCTTTATGATCTGCGGAGCGATCCTCACCAGACGGTCAACTTGGCGAACGATTCTGAGTATGCCTCGGTGCTGGAAACCCATCGTGGGGAGCTGGTGAAGTGGGAGGAGGCGACGAACGATCAGGGACGCATTCCCGAAAGTCAAGAATCGCTGCGACGCGTTTATGCATCGTCGGCTGGGAAATGCGTATCCCCAGAGTATGACTTCCTAAAGGAGGAAGCGGCTCCCGCGGAGCGTTGATTTAAGCTGGGGCCATACGTCCCCTCAGCGTTTCGCAGCGATGGATGTTCGCTCCGCAAAGCTCGGTCGAATCGTATCGGCCGCCGTAGCATGGCGTTGCCGACGGTCCCTCCGGCCAGGCTTTGCGCATGTCGATCAAAGTCTGCGCGGCGGGAACACATAAACGTGCCGGTATGGGCTCTTTTGGTGAGCGTTTGGCATTGGCACTCATTTTGCGATGTCGAGAGTGTGTTTGGTGAATCCCCTTTGCAGGTCGCGTACGGGCGGGCGGTCCGACGTCACGGTTTGCTTCAACTCTTGGATTTGAAAATGAAAACTTCCTTTGCCACACTCGTTTTGCTCTATGCCTTCACCTGTGTCGCCGCATCCACGGCTTCCGCTGCGGGTTATGGTCATGGCATGTTCTATCATTCCGAAGCTGGAATTCGTGGTGCCGCGGGACACTACAATTACGGTGACTACTCCAGCAACTACCGACACGCACACGGTCATTCGGGAGTCCAAAGCCCTCGCGTGTTTACTTCCCAATACGGATACCAAGGCAATGCGTCGCGAGTCGCGGTACCGAACGCAATGTCGGTACGTGCCCGTCGTTCCGGCGAACTGTGCCCCGGCATGGTTTTACCCGACGGTGCGGTGGTTGTGAGCGTTGGCCAATAATTTGTGACACGTTGGACGAGAGAGAACTCGAGATTCGCGATGGTGTTGATGGCAGATGCCGCGGAGGAATTTCCCGCGGCTGCGTCGAGCAATGCCATGGCGAACGCCCGGCGGGCAGCCAGCGATGGGCTGGAGTACAATGGCGGATCGTGAATGCGATCCGTTTTCTTTTTCGAGGTGACTGCTTCGATGCGTTGGATACTTCTGTTTGTTTGTCTCGGGATGGTACCTGCGGCCGTTTCGGCTGCCGAGCGTCCCAATGTGTTATTGATCTGCGTCGATGATCTACGACCCGAATTGAATTGCTTTGGAAAGTCGTACATTCATTCGCCGAACATCGACGCTTTGGCGGCTCGCGGTCGGATCTTCGACCGACATTATGTTCAAGCCCCGACGTGTGGCGCGTCGCGTTTTGCGATGCTGACCGGACGGTACGGCCCCAGCGACAACGGGGCGATCTTTAAGCGGGCGGCTCAGATCGCCAAAGATCCCGATTCGGTCTCCGCCAGCATGCCTGCATGGTTTCGGCAAAACGGCTATACGACGGTTTCGGTCGGAAAGGTCTCCCATCATCCCGGTGGAAGGGGCGGAGCCGACTGGGATCAAGAGTCTCAACTGGAGATGCCGCATTCGTGGGACCGTCATCTATTGCCGGCCGGACCGTGGCAGCACCCTCGCGGCGCAATGCATGGCTTGGCTCATGGCGAGATCCGTCACGACCCTTCCAAGATGGATCTGTTTCAATCGCGCGAAGGGCCCGATTCGATCTATCCCGATGGTTTGATCACCGACGAAGCTCTGCGTCAGTTGGAACAGTTAAGCGATGGTGCCGCGGAGCAGCCCTTTTTCCTGGCTGTTGGCATCATCCGGCCCCACCTCCCCTTCGGTGCTCCGGCGAAGTACATGTTGCCCTATGAAGGGATCACGTTGCCACCGATCCCGCATCCGACAAAGCCCAGTGGAAAGACCACGTGGCATAAATCGGGTGAATTCATGCGATATAACAACTGGGGCAAAGATCCCAATCACGACGCCGAATTTGCGACCGCCGTGCGGAAGCACTATGCCGCGTGTGTCTCGTACGCCGATGCTCAGGTTGGCAAGCTGCTGACGCGATTGGATCAGCTGGGGAAACGGGACAACACGATCATCGTGTTATGGGGCGACCACGGCTGGCATTTGGGAGAGCACGCGATCTGGGGCAAGCACGCGTTGTTTGAAGAATCGTTGCGATCACCGTTGGTGATCTGCCATCCCGGACTACCCGATCCGGGCGTGACGACGCGGTCGATCGTCGAAAGCATCGACATCTTTCCGACTTTGTGCAGCCTAAGCGGTCTGCCGCAGCCCGATTTTGTCGACGGCGTTTCCTTGGCACCGATTGTCCGGTCGGCGGATGCCGCGGGGCATCCGGCCGTCTCGTATGCCAAGGCTCAAACGATTCGCACCGACACACACCGCTTGATCGTTCATCGCGACGGCTACGTCGAACTGTACGACCATCGCGGCGACGATGGGGAGACGACCAACATCGCCGAAGAGAATCCTGAGCTGGTCGAAGCGATGCGGATGCAGTTGCGTCAGCGGGTCAAAGGTTAGCGTGCTAGGTTCAGCAATTCGTCCAACAGTTCTTGGGTCGAAGTGATGACCCGGGTGTTACCACGGTACTGTGTTCCGGCGAGCACGAGGTCGACGAGATCGGCACCCATGTCGGTGTTGGATAGTTCCAACGCACCGGCGCGGATCGCTCCGATACCGTTTTCGCCCGGGCCACCTTGAACGGGTAGGCCGGTGTTGATGCCCTGGGCGTAGAGGTTTTG from Rosistilla carotiformis includes the following:
- a CDS encoding sulfatase family protein; the protein is MPLRRFPLLIVVAMTLAMACPSMSHADRPNVLWIYVDDMSDWLGCYGDPLAETPHIDRLAEEGVLFENAYMPAPVCSTTRSALITGTMQTTHGLHQHRTMIKKPLPEGLTTVPELFRQAGYLTFNEAKDDYNFQRDRDAMYSPEFKRPTRRQVNSHLIGRDLSWLQPLQGKRFFGQIQLKGGKFQGETGSKYPATSRVKEEQVTVPPQYPDHPVFRNAIARHYEQIAETDAQVGAIVAALKEYGLWDNTVVLFFTDHGCPLPRAKQFLYEDGLKVPLIVHWPKGTAAVKQRGGSRSDLVSGIDISASSLGFAGIEIPAFMEGRDLFANDYEPRKYVISARDRMGNAIDRIRTVRSGAFRYLKNYKTDRALFQPQYRDGYATFVTFRKLLSKSKLSPLQASYFDAANRPAEELYDLRSDPHQTVNLANDSEYASVLETHRGELVKWEEATNDQGRIPESQESLRRVYASSAGKCVSPEYDFLKEEAAPAER
- a CDS encoding sulfatase; the protein is MRWILLFVCLGMVPAAVSAAERPNVLLICVDDLRPELNCFGKSYIHSPNIDALAARGRIFDRHYVQAPTCGASRFAMLTGRYGPSDNGAIFKRAAQIAKDPDSVSASMPAWFRQNGYTTVSVGKVSHHPGGRGGADWDQESQLEMPHSWDRHLLPAGPWQHPRGAMHGLAHGEIRHDPSKMDLFQSREGPDSIYPDGLITDEALRQLEQLSDGAAEQPFFLAVGIIRPHLPFGAPAKYMLPYEGITLPPIPHPTKPSGKTTWHKSGEFMRYNNWGKDPNHDAEFATAVRKHYAACVSYADAQVGKLLTRLDQLGKRDNTIIVLWGDHGWHLGEHAIWGKHALFEESLRSPLVICHPGLPDPGVTTRSIVESIDIFPTLCSLSGLPQPDFVDGVSLAPIVRSADAAGHPAVSYAKAQTIRTDTHRLIVHRDGYVELYDHRGDDGETTNIAEENPELVEAMRMQLRQRVKG